A region from the Cannabis sativa cultivar Pink pepper isolate KNU-18-1 chromosome 9, ASM2916894v1, whole genome shotgun sequence genome encodes:
- the LOC115722282 gene encoding uncharacterized protein LOC115722282, translating to MSSSWSRGVGNVRTFIGNSMGGLRGGANLASWVVAGTLAYYLWVKPSQDLNRQQQERAALASSDPYRYIEKRKPIPDPQDNGLIYGKRNIIDKEEEK from the exons ATGAGTAGCAGTTGGAGTAGAGGAGTTGGGAACGTGAgaacgttcatagggaattCCATGGGAGGATTAAGAGGGGGAGCCAATTTGGCATCTTGGGTTGTGGCTGGAACTTTGGCTTACTATCTTTGGGTCAAGCCTTCTCAAGATCTCAATCGCCAGCAGCAAGAAAGAGCCGCTCTTGCTTCTTCTGATCCTTATCGCTATATCGAGAAACGGAAACCAATTCCTGATCCACAG GATAATGGTTTGATATACGGGAAGAGGAACATAATCGATAAGGAAGAAGAGAAGTAA
- the LOC115722281 gene encoding pyruvate, phosphate dikinase, chloroplastic translates to MSSTMKGMVIRSGTAMEVSKQRLIKSWSKSKYVDQYHLFDLMRSKTRPSSQLLRRARAVSVTGVATPYPNRSQLRGHTRAQAILSPVSDPTTPTTDKRVFTFGKGRSEGNKGMKSLLGGKGANLAEMASIGLSVPPGLTISTEACQEYQQNGKKLPEGLWEEIMEGLQAVQNDMGSVLGDPVNPLLLSVRSGAAISMPGMMDTVLNLGLNDEVVAGLGAKSGERFAYDSYRRFLDMFGNVVMGIPHSSFEEKLENMKHVKGVQLDTDLSASDLKELVEQYKSVYLETKGEKFPSDPKQQLQLAVKAVFDSWDSPRANKYRNINQITGLKGTAVNIQTMVFGNMGNTSGTGVLFTRNPSTGERKLYGEFLINAQGEDVVAGIRTPEDLDTMKNCMPDAYQELVENCEILERHYKDMMDIEFTVQENRLWMLQCRSGKRTGKGAVKIAVDMVNEGLVDTPSAIKMVEPQHLDQLLHPQFEDPTAYADKVVATGLPASPGAAVGQIVFSAEDAETWHAQGKSAILVRTETSPEDVGGMHAAAGILTARGGMTSHAAVVARGWGKCCVSGCSDIRVNDAERVLIIGGQVINEGEWISLNGSTGEVILGKQPLSPPAMSSDLETFMSWADQIRHLKVMANADTPEDALAARNNGAEGIGLCRTEHMFFASDERIKAVRKMIMAVTTEQRKAALNLLLPYQRSDFEGIFRAMDGLPVTIRLLDPPLHEFLPEGDLEQIVSELTAETGMTEDEVFARVENLSEVNPMLGFRGCRLGISYAELTEMQARAIFQAAVSMSSQGFKVFPEIMVPLVGTPQELGHQASVIRNVAEKVFSEMGSSLSYKVGTMIEIPRAALVADEIAKEAEFFSFGTNDLTQMTFGYSRDDVGKFLPIYLSKGILQNDPFEVLDQRGVGQLIKMATEKGRAARPNLKVGICGEHGGEPSSVAFFAEAGLDYVSCSPFRVPIARLAAAQVAV, encoded by the exons ATGTCGTCGACGATGAAAGGAATGGTGATAAGGAGTGGAACTGCTATGGAGGTGAGTAAGCAAAGATTGATAAAGTCATGGTCAAAGTCAAAGTATGTGGATCAGTACCACTTGTTTGATCTAATGAGGAGCAAAACCCGGCCTTCTTCTCAACTTCTCCGGCGAGCACGCGCGGTTTCCGTGACTGGAGTCGCAACACCGTACCCAAATAGAAGTCAGCTTCGCGGCCACACCCGAGCTCAAGCTATTCTTTCCCCTGTTTCTGATCCAACTACACCAACTACCGATAag CGAGTGTTTACTTTCGGAAAAGGAAGGAGTGAAGGAAACAAGGGAATGAAGTCACTG TTGGGAGGGAAAGGAGCAAACCTGGCGGAAATGGCGAGCATTGGCTTATCTGTGCCGCCTGGACTTACAATCTCAACAGAAGCATGCCAAGAATACCAACAGAATGGCAAGAAGTTGCCAGAAGGTCTTTGGGAAGAGATAATGGAAGGGTTGCAGGCTGTGCAAAACGACATGGGTTCTGTTCTTGGTGATCCTGTCAATCCTCTTCTGCTCTCTGTTCGCTCTGGAGCTGCG ATTTCAATGCCTGGCATGATGGACACTGTTCTCAACCTTGGACTAAATGATGAGGTAGTTGCTGGTTTGGGTGCAAAGAGCGGAGAGCGCTTCGCTTATGACTCATATAGACGATTTCTAGACATGTTTGGAAATGTT GTTATGGGCATACCGCACTCTTCATTTGAGGAGAAGTTAGAGAATATGAAGCATGTTAAAGGAGTTCAATTGGATACAGATCTATCAGCCTCTGACCTTAAAGAGCTTGTGGAGCAGTACAAGAGTGTCTACCTTGAAACTAAAGGAGAAAAGTTTCCCTCAG ATCCAAAACAGCAGTTACAGTTAGCTGTCAAAGCTGTTTTCGACTCTTGGGACAGCCCAAGGGCAAACAAATACAGGAACATCAATCAGATAACTGGGCTAAAGGGAACCGCTGTTAACATTCAAACCATGGTTTTTGGAAACATGGGAAATACTTCAGGGACTGGTGTTTTATTCACCAGAAATCCAAGCACTGGTGAAAGGAAGCTTTATGGAGAGTTTCTCATCAATGCTCAG GGAGAGGATGTAGTAGCTGGAATTAGGACACCAGAAGACTTGGACACCATGAAAAATTGCATGCCTGATGCTTACCAGGAGCTTGTAGAGAATTGTGAAATTCTTGAACGGCATTACAAAGACATGATG GACATAGAGTTCACTGTCCAAGAAAACAGGTTGTGGATGTTGCAGTGCCGATCAGGCAAGCGAACTGGTAAAGGAGCAGTAAAGATAGCTGTAGACATGGTTAATGAAGGACTTGTTGATACTCCTTCTGCCATTAAGATGGTTGAACCCCAGCATCTTGACCAACTTCTTCATCCACAG TTCGAGGATCCAACTGCTTATGCAGACAAAGTAGTGGCCACTGGTCTGCCTGCATCTCCAGGAGCTGCAGTAGGACAGATTGTGTTCAGTGCTGAGGATGCTGAAACATGGCATGCACAAGGAAAAAGTGCTATCTTG GTAAGAACAGAAACCAGCCCAGAAGATGTTGGTGGTATGCATGCGGCTGCTGGGATCTTAACAGCAAGAGGGGGGATGACATCTCATGCAGCTGTTGTAGCCCGGGGATGGGGAAAGTGTTGTGTTTCTGGTTGCTCTGATATCCGAGTAAACGATGCAGAGAGG GTACTTATAATTGGGGGACAAGTAATCAACGAAGGAGAGTGGATTTCACTTAATGGATCCACAGGTGAAGTGATATTAGGAAAGCAGCCACTTTCTCCGCCAGCTATGAGCAGTGACTTGGAGACTTTCATGTCTTGGGCTGATCAAATAAGGCATCTCAAG GTTATGGCAAATGCTGATACCCCTGAAGATGCACTAGCAGCAAGAAACAATGGTGCCGAAGGAATTGGACTTTGCAGGACAGAACACATG TTCTTTGCTTCAGATGAGAGAATAAAGGCTGTGAGAAAGATGATAATGGCAGTTACAACCGAGCAGAGAAAAGCAGCACTGAATCTGTTGCTACCTTATCAAAGATCAGACTTTGAGGGGATTTTCCGTGCAATGGATG GTCTCCCAGTAACAATCCGGTTGTTAGACCCTCCACTACATGAATTCCTTCCAGAAGGTGATCTTGAACAGATTGTCAGTGAACTAACTGCAGAGACTGGCATGACTGAGGATGAAGTTTTTGCAAGAGTGGAGAACCTATCAGAAGTGAATCCCATGCTTGGTTTCCGAGGCTGCAG GCTTGGGATTTCATACGCAGAACTCACTGAAATGCAAGCACGTGCAATCTTTCAGGCTGCTGTGTCAATGAGTAGCCAAGGATTTAAAGTCTTTCCTGAGATAATGGTTCCCCTTGTTGGAACACCTCAG GAACTGGGTCATCAAGCAAGTGTAATAAGGAATGTAGCAGAGAAAGTTTTCTCTGAGATGGGCTCTTCCTTAAGCTATAAGGTTGGAACCATGATTGAAATACCTAGAGCTGCTCTTGTTGCAGATGAG ATTGCAAAAGAAGCAGAGTTCTTCTCCTTTGGTACCAACGATCTCACACAAATGACATTTGGCTATAGTAGAGATGATGTTGGGAAGTTTCTACCTATTTACCTCTCCAAAGGAATTTTGCAAAATGACCCATTTGAG GTACTTGACCAAAGAGGTGTGGGACAACTCATTAAAATGGCCACAGAAAAGGGTCGAGCAGCTAGGCCTAATTTGAAG GTTGGAATATGTGGTGAACATGGAGGAGAGCCTTCTTCTGTAGCTTTCTTTGCTGAGGCTGGACTTGACTATGTTTCTTGTTCACCATTCAG GGTTCCTATTGCTCGGCTGGCTGCAGCCCAAGTTGCCGTCTGA